One genomic segment of Nitrospiraceae bacterium includes these proteins:
- a CDS encoding GspE/PulE family protein translates to MPQNMQELQQKVEFAEHVKRITNQIHAASDLDQILLDLHKDILSLFDAEDLTLFAFDSEKKEIFSKVPHIDTVEEVRIPITEQSLAGFCAKYLRPVNILDAYNVAELQGIHPSLIHDTSYDKRTGFRTKQVLTYPIVADNKYLMGVLQLLNKKSGGRFTRKDEESVAEIAKALGIAFFNLKKITKKNPTKFDLLVTNNRITQNELDHAVAEARKSISSDLETILIEKYKVPKVDIGKSLAQFHKCPYIEYSDRTIVDVELLKNLNVDYLKKNHWMPLKRDRTAIEILTDDPGDLDRVADIKRTFPGLNIRFAVSLRRDIIQFLNTATGQGDAGGRKLDENVSDILGELTSEAQAEAMEEASAGGGLDENDSAIVRLGNQIIADAYRQGASDIHVEPYGDKRETLVRFRVDGDCFEYMKIPQSYRRAIVSRLKIMANLDIAERRKPQDGKIKFKLGGDREIELRVATIPTAGYNEDVVMRILAASEPLPLEKMGFSDRNLKILRQIAEKPYGIILCVGPTGSGKTTTLHSVLGSINTPDIKIWTAEDPVEITQYGLRQVQVQPKISFTFAAAMRAFLRADPDVIMVGEMRDKETADIGIEASLTGHLVLSTLHTNSAVETVTRLLDMGCDSFSFADAMLGVLAQRLSRRVCKDCKEQYVGSKEEYEELRQGYGPEYWDKLGIKQDNSFRLARGKGCETCNRSGYKGRVALHELLEGTDRMKKLVQSKARTEEILKVALEEGMTTLVQDGILKVLQGHTTYKEVKAVAIK, encoded by the coding sequence ATGCCTCAAAACATGCAGGAGCTCCAGCAGAAGGTCGAATTCGCAGAACACGTTAAGCGCATCACGAACCAAATCCATGCCGCCAGCGATTTAGACCAAATTCTGCTCGACCTGCATAAAGATATTCTCAGTCTGTTCGATGCGGAAGATCTGACTCTGTTCGCCTTCGACTCAGAAAAGAAAGAGATTTTCTCAAAGGTCCCGCATATCGATACCGTCGAGGAAGTTCGTATTCCCATCACCGAGCAAAGCCTCGCGGGATTTTGCGCCAAATACCTCCGTCCGGTTAATATTCTCGATGCCTACAACGTTGCAGAATTACAGGGCATTCATCCCTCGCTTATTCACGACACCTCCTACGACAAGCGAACCGGATTCAGGACCAAACAGGTCCTGACATATCCGATCGTTGCTGACAACAAATACTTGATGGGGGTCCTGCAGCTGCTTAACAAGAAAAGCGGCGGGCGGTTCACCAGAAAGGACGAAGAGTCCGTCGCAGAAATAGCCAAGGCGCTCGGCATTGCCTTCTTTAATCTGAAAAAGATCACGAAAAAGAACCCCACGAAATTTGATCTGCTCGTCACGAACAACCGCATCACGCAAAATGAACTCGACCATGCCGTTGCCGAAGCACGCAAAAGCATTTCCTCCGACCTGGAAACCATCCTGATCGAGAAGTACAAAGTGCCGAAAGTCGACATCGGGAAATCCTTGGCTCAGTTCCACAAGTGTCCCTATATAGAATACAGTGATCGAACCATCGTCGATGTCGAACTGCTCAAGAATCTCAACGTCGACTACCTCAAGAAAAACCACTGGATGCCCCTCAAACGGGACCGCACCGCAATCGAGATCCTGACAGATGACCCCGGCGATCTGGATCGGGTGGCGGACATCAAGCGAACGTTTCCTGGTCTCAACATCCGGTTCGCCGTCAGCCTTCGCCGCGATATCATCCAATTTCTCAATACCGCCACCGGTCAGGGTGACGCCGGGGGACGAAAATTGGATGAAAATGTGTCCGACATCCTCGGCGAGTTGACCAGCGAAGCTCAAGCTGAGGCCATGGAAGAGGCTTCGGCAGGCGGCGGGCTTGATGAAAACGACAGTGCAATCGTGCGGCTGGGGAACCAAATCATCGCCGACGCTTATCGGCAGGGGGCGTCAGACATTCACGTCGAGCCCTATGGGGACAAGCGGGAAACGCTGGTTCGCTTCCGGGTGGACGGCGACTGTTTCGAGTACATGAAGATTCCGCAGAGCTACCGCCGCGCCATCGTCTCGCGATTAAAGATCATGGCCAATCTCGACATCGCGGAACGGCGCAAACCCCAAGACGGCAAGATCAAATTCAAATTGGGCGGCGACCGGGAAATCGAGTTGCGCGTCGCGACGATTCCGACCGCCGGCTATAACGAAGACGTCGTGATGCGTATCCTGGCAGCCAGTGAACCTTTGCCATTGGAAAAGATGGGATTCTCCGATCGGAATTTGAAAATCCTCAGACAGATTGCCGAGAAACCGTACGGGATTATTCTCTGCGTAGGTCCGACGGGATCAGGAAAAACTACCACCCTCCATTCTGTACTCGGTTCTATCAACACGCCTGACATCAAGATCTGGACTGCCGAAGATCCGGTCGAAATCACTCAATATGGGCTCCGTCAGGTCCAAGTTCAGCCAAAGATCAGTTTCACGTTCGCTGCAGCCATGCGCGCCTTCCTCCGTGCTGATCCTGATGTGATCATGGTTGGTGAGATGCGGGATAAAGAGACAGCCGACATCGGCATCGAAGCCTCACTCACTGGGCACTTAGTCTTGAGCACTCTCCACACCAACAGCGCGGTGGAGACGGTAACCCGGCTGCTCGACATGGGCTGCGACTCCTTCAGTTTTGCCGATGCAATGCTCGGCGTGCTCGCCCAGCGTCTATCCCGACGGGTCTGCAAGGACTGCAAGGAGCAATACGTCGGCAGCAAGGAAGAATACGAAGAACTGCGGCAGGGCTACGGTCCCGAATACTGGGACAAACTTGGTATCAAGCAAGACAATTCGTTCCGCTTGGCGCGCGGAAAGGGCTGCGAGACCTGCAACCGTTCAGGGTACAAGGGCCGGGTCGCGTTGCATGAACTCTTAGAGGGGACCGATCGGATGAAGAAGCTGGTCCAATCCAAGGCCCGGACGGAAGAGATCCTGAAGGTCGCGCTGGAAGAAGGCATGACGACTCTCGTTCAGGACGGCATCCTAAAGGTGCTTCAGGGCCACACGACCTACAAGGAAGTGAAAGCCGTCGCGATCAAGTAA
- a CDS encoding PilZ domain-containing protein — protein MQSELRQHPRLRILAPFVCVFSRTGLVRWLSADREGLGVVLDVSLKGARVMSAVTMTPGDQLAVSLRLPNQISTMNADATVRWGNDQTFGLEFAILSRTAETRLRKYLTQTSSTQLTA, from the coding sequence ATGCAGAGTGAACTGCGACAACATCCGCGTTTGCGCATCCTCGCCCCATTTGTCTGTGTGTTTTCAAGGACTGGATTAGTCCGCTGGCTTTCTGCTGATCGCGAGGGCCTCGGTGTGGTTCTGGATGTATCCCTAAAGGGTGCGAGAGTGATGAGCGCTGTCACCATGACACCGGGTGATCAGCTGGCTGTCAGTCTGCGGCTGCCCAATCAAATTTCGACCATGAATGCCGATGCGACTGTCCGATGGGGGAATGACCAAACCTTTGGGTTGGAATTCGCAATCCTATCCCGCACTGCGGAAACGCGACTCCGTAAATACCTTACGCAGACCTCTTCCACCCAGCTCACAGCATAG
- a CDS encoding DUF3365 domain-containing protein, which yields MWRRRSVVITLSLAIVYGGLAPTVSSSDTESESIETGRLIAILLDSGRTTIALNQSLINDKTRGDKGFTPDVFERQLFAVYRERTGIDLASLAQAEIPEMAKPLLKRLVEESKKTLASYQTVINLEGLAYKGLIPATFGTETAGRFQVWSGIYLKQTAPTHLLRNPKNKPDEYELRALERITNSGPPPQNDATISETIDHEKTVRVILPLYYSKACLSCHGEPKGERDITGYPREGGREGELGGAISVKLPLQ from the coding sequence ATGTGGAGGAGACGTTCGGTTGTCATCACCTTGTCCCTAGCGATCGTCTATGGGGGGCTTGCTCCAACCGTATCCAGTTCGGACACAGAAAGTGAGAGCATTGAAACCGGCCGCCTCATCGCCATCCTCTTGGACTCTGGTCGAACCACCATCGCTCTGAACCAGTCTCTGATTAATGACAAAACCCGAGGCGACAAAGGCTTTACCCCTGACGTGTTCGAACGGCAATTGTTCGCAGTCTATCGCGAGCGAACCGGGATTGATCTCGCCTCCCTGGCGCAGGCCGAGATACCAGAAATGGCGAAACCCCTCTTGAAGCGGTTGGTGGAGGAGAGCAAAAAAACCCTCGCCTCCTACCAAACCGTCATTAATTTAGAGGGGCTCGCGTACAAAGGACTCATCCCAGCCACGTTTGGCACCGAAACCGCGGGACGATTTCAAGTGTGGTCCGGCATCTATCTTAAACAGACCGCACCAACTCACCTCCTGCGCAACCCCAAGAATAAACCGGATGAGTACGAACTCCGAGCACTGGAACGAATAACAAACTCCGGTCCCCCCCCGCAAAATGACGCGACCATCAGCGAGACGATCGATCACGAGAAAACGGTTCGTGTCATTCTCCCTTTGTACTATAGCAAGGCGTGCCTCAGCTGCCACGGGGAACCAAAGGGCGAACGCGATATCACCGGCTATCCTCGAGAGGGAGGACGAGAGGGAGAGCTAGGTGGAGCGATCAGCGTCAAACTACCTCTTCAATAA
- a CDS encoding PilZ domain-containing protein, translating into MDGTSVRSSTLNYFRRHPRVRISTPFVCALSRVVSRRWFARPSIDLGVVYDLSLRGVRVSTEAAIKPGEEVALSLRLPKQIASAEIAVATVQWTKDSFYGLAFRRLSPVTQSRLRKYLASASQMSLLSEARRY; encoded by the coding sequence ATGGACGGGACGTCAGTTCGGTCAAGCACGCTCAACTATTTCCGCCGACATCCTCGCGTCCGCATTTCCACGCCATTTGTCTGTGCGCTGTCACGAGTGGTTTCACGACGGTGGTTTGCACGACCAAGCATTGACCTCGGTGTCGTTTATGATCTCTCGCTCCGAGGGGTGCGGGTAAGCACCGAAGCTGCGATCAAACCTGGAGAGGAGGTGGCCCTGAGTCTCCGCCTCCCGAAGCAGATTGCCTCGGCCGAAATTGCTGTGGCGACCGTCCAGTGGACGAAAGATAGCTTTTACGGTCTGGCCTTCAGGAGACTGTCTCCCGTAACCCAGAGCCGTCTGCGAAAGTACCTTGCCTCGGCTTCCCAGATGTCGCTCTTGTCCGAGGCTCGGCGTTATTGA
- a CDS encoding acyl-CoA desaturase: MSQSNIPTLTYTDVARAVIRRHHKGWTVLLFASVVLSAVVGVPLYGYLYHYTWLDWSLFGLLYLVSGLGITVGYHRLMAHRSFDCPNWVKAALLIAGAWALQNSAIKWTADHVRHHVHCDDEKDPYNAQLGFWHSHCGWLLTPDLHADTKYASRVAIDPVAIWQHRNYAVLVLSGLAGTFVIGFLYNGIMGGIGCFLLAGVGRTFAVLNSTFCINSICHLWGHQPHSTADSSRDSWWVSLITFGEGYHNYHHAYPTDYRNGPRWYDFDPSKWVIRALYSLGLANDLRTANFAATTSVRQSPSTL, from the coding sequence GTGTCTCAGTCCAATATCCCAACGCTCACGTACACAGATGTTGCCCGCGCGGTCATACGACGCCACCACAAAGGATGGACAGTTCTCTTGTTTGCGTCCGTCGTGCTCAGCGCCGTCGTGGGTGTGCCGCTCTACGGCTATCTCTATCACTACACGTGGCTTGACTGGTCGTTGTTCGGGCTGCTCTATCTCGTGAGCGGCCTCGGAATCACGGTCGGCTACCACCGTCTCATGGCCCATCGCAGCTTTGACTGCCCGAACTGGGTGAAAGCCGCCCTTTTAATCGCCGGAGCCTGGGCACTGCAAAATTCCGCCATTAAGTGGACTGCTGATCATGTCCGCCACCATGTACACTGCGACGATGAGAAAGACCCCTATAATGCACAATTGGGCTTTTGGCATAGTCACTGCGGGTGGCTTTTGACCCCGGACCTCCACGCTGATACGAAATATGCCTCGCGCGTGGCAATTGACCCGGTTGCCATCTGGCAGCACCGGAACTACGCGGTCCTGGTACTCAGTGGGCTCGCTGGGACGTTTGTGATCGGGTTTCTGTATAACGGCATCATGGGGGGAATCGGGTGCTTTCTCCTCGCCGGCGTCGGTCGCACGTTCGCAGTGCTCAATTCGACATTCTGCATCAACTCCATCTGTCATCTGTGGGGACACCAACCGCATAGTACTGCGGATTCCAGTCGTGACAGTTGGTGGGTCTCACTGATCACGTTCGGCGAGGGGTACCATAACTACCACCACGCCTATCCAACGGACTATCGAAACGGCCCGCGCTGGTATGACTTCGACCCTTCCAAATGGGTGATCCGAGCACTCTACTCACTCGGCCTGGCGAATGATCTGCGCACCGCCAATTTCGCTGCGACAACCTCCGTCAGGCAGTCCCCGTCTACTCTCTAG
- a CDS encoding FAD-dependent oxidoreductase: MTRSLRGKSVVVVGAGLAGLTAAVELQRQGAAVTVLEGQGRVGGRVLTIRDGFVEGQHAEAGADFIDEAHEEVCRLVHNFNLKLVPVLRAGFSFVLSSDGKVRRAAPGGGIWKRLTHHLAPLIRAYRLSEQRWDGAVAKELGSMSVADWMQGTSLPAEVREMLVGLRGFFLADPGNLSLLSLVDQVASGSPGKGGMYRIAGGNDRLPEALASILCDRLLLRHEALAVSQSNTTVRVRFRSGDHETWLRSDFLVLALPATRVRMLDIRPPLPREQAAAISTLAYGPVTKTLLQFDRRFWKKPNQRLAYGTNLPIGAVWDANEQQKGRAGILCLMAGGTTSEATRRLLSGSGTAGLVRALDWLGKRRRNLVAMRSVTWEKNPWVQGGYAVFGPRFDPTLRAWLARPCGRILFAGEQTSLQWQGYMNGAVESGLRVAAEIQALSREPVKKSG; encoded by the coding sequence ATGACTCGATCGCTCCGTGGGAAGTCCGTCGTCGTGGTCGGAGCTGGTCTGGCCGGGTTGACGGCAGCCGTGGAGCTGCAGAGGCAGGGTGCAGCCGTGACGGTGCTGGAAGGGCAGGGCCGGGTCGGCGGAAGGGTCTTGACGATCAGGGACGGGTTTGTCGAAGGACAGCATGCCGAAGCGGGCGCCGATTTTATCGACGAAGCGCACGAAGAGGTTTGTCGATTGGTTCACAATTTCAATCTGAAGCTCGTTCCCGTGTTACGTGCAGGTTTTTCCTTTGTGCTGTCGTCCGATGGGAAGGTCCGGCGAGCTGCCCCAGGAGGTGGCATTTGGAAAAGGCTGACGCATCATCTGGCTCCCCTGATTCGCGCCTACCGGCTGAGCGAGCAGCGATGGGATGGAGCGGTTGCGAAGGAATTGGGTTCCATGTCCGTGGCCGACTGGATGCAAGGGACGTCGTTGCCGGCGGAAGTGCGCGAGATGCTCGTTGGGCTGCGTGGTTTTTTTCTGGCCGACCCGGGCAACCTGTCGTTGCTCAGTTTGGTTGATCAGGTGGCATCCGGCAGTCCTGGAAAGGGAGGCATGTATCGGATCGCTGGTGGAAACGATCGGCTGCCAGAAGCACTCGCCTCGATCCTGTGCGACCGGCTTCTGCTTCGGCATGAAGCGCTGGCGGTATCCCAGTCGAACACCACAGTTCGTGTGCGTTTCCGTTCCGGCGATCACGAAACATGGCTCCGATCCGACTTTCTCGTTCTCGCGCTGCCGGCCACGAGGGTACGGATGCTGGATATCCGTCCCCCCTTGCCTCGTGAACAGGCTGCTGCCATCTCGACATTAGCCTACGGACCGGTGACCAAAACGCTGCTGCAGTTTGATCGCCGCTTCTGGAAAAAACCGAATCAGCGATTAGCCTATGGCACGAACCTGCCGATCGGTGCTGTATGGGATGCGAACGAACAGCAGAAGGGGAGGGCAGGGATTTTATGCCTCATGGCCGGAGGCACAACGAGTGAGGCTACTCGTAGGCTTCTATCGGGTTCCGGGACGGCGGGTCTCGTGCGAGCGCTCGACTGGCTCGGCAAGCGGCGAAGGAATTTGGTCGCGATGCGTTCCGTCACGTGGGAGAAAAATCCCTGGGTGCAGGGAGGCTACGCAGTCTTCGGGCCAAGGTTTGATCCGACGCTACGCGCGTGGCTGGCTCGGCCTTGTGGACGTATTCTCTTCGCCGGTGAACAGACCAGCCTGCAATGGCAAGGATACATGAACGGAGCGGTGGAAAGTGGATTGCGGGTTGCAGCCGAGATCCAGGCGCTGAGCCGTGAGCCAGTGAAGAAATCGGGATAG
- a CDS encoding NAD(P)-dependent alcohol dehydrogenase, translating into MYNAKAYSAASATSSMAPTTITRRDPTEHDVQIEILFCGICHSDLHQVRNEWKSVMPTVYPCVPGHEIVGRVTRVGSSIKKFKPGDLAAVGCVVDSDRTCRECQAGLEQFCPNLTLTYNSPDKHLGRVTYGGYSDSIVVDERFVLRVPSNLNLAGVAPLLCAGITTYSPMRHWGVTKGKKVGVVGLGGLGHMGVKFARALGAHVVVFTTSPNKKEDALRLGAHEIVVSRDASEMKKQTDSFDFILDAVSAEHDINAYINLLGRDGNITLVGAPEHPLPVAAFSLLSKRRSLSGSPIGGIPETQEMLDFCGKHNITADVEVIPIQKVNEAYDRLLKSDVKYRFSIDIASLKSH; encoded by the coding sequence CCCACGACGATCACGAGGCGTGATCCGACCGAACACGACGTACAGATCGAGATCCTCTTCTGCGGCATCTGCCACTCCGATCTCCATCAGGTCCGCAATGAGTGGAAGAGCGTCATGCCAACGGTCTACCCCTGCGTCCCAGGCCATGAGATCGTCGGCCGTGTGACGAGGGTCGGCTCTTCAATCAAGAAGTTCAAGCCAGGAGACCTCGCCGCGGTCGGCTGCGTGGTCGATTCCGATCGCACCTGCCGCGAGTGCCAGGCCGGCCTTGAGCAGTTCTGTCCGAATCTGACGCTCACCTACAACTCCCCGGACAAACACCTCGGCCGCGTCACCTACGGTGGCTACTCCGACAGCATCGTGGTCGATGAACGCTTCGTGCTGCGAGTCCCCTCCAATCTCAACCTGGCCGGGGTCGCGCCGCTGCTTTGCGCCGGGATCACGACGTATTCGCCGATGCGCCACTGGGGCGTCACCAAAGGCAAGAAAGTCGGCGTGGTCGGGCTTGGCGGGCTGGGCCACATGGGGGTCAAGTTCGCTCGAGCGCTCGGAGCCCACGTCGTGGTCTTCACGACGTCACCGAACAAGAAGGAAGACGCGCTCCGCCTTGGTGCGCACGAAATCGTGGTGTCCCGCGATGCCAGCGAGATGAAGAAGCAAACCGACAGTTTTGACTTCATCCTCGATGCCGTTTCCGCCGAGCACGACATCAACGCCTATATCAACCTGCTTGGTCGCGACGGCAACATCACGCTCGTGGGCGCGCCTGAGCACCCTCTTCCCGTCGCTGCCTTCAGCCTTCTGTCCAAACGTCGCAGCCTCTCCGGCTCACCCATCGGTGGGATCCCAGAAACCCAGGAAATGCTCGACTTTTGCGGCAAACACAACATCACTGCCGATGTCGAAGTTATTCCCATCCAGAAGGTCAACGAAGCCTACGATAGACTGCTCAAGTCCGATGTGAAATACCGCTTCTCTATCGACATAGCTTCTCTCAAATCTCACTAA